Below is a genomic region from Spongiibacter nanhainus.
CAACCCCCTCCACCGGCCTGACCTGAAAGCGGACCTCACCGCCGGTCTCCATGAGCATGACAGCCCCCACAGGAAAGGAGCGAGCAATACTGACTAGCAGGCTTTTAACGTGGTCGTCATCCCAGACCCAGCCGCGCTGGAAGTCCGGTAACTGAATTTTGCCCTTGCAGATGTCTGAAAGCAGGTCAGGCAGTGAGCGTTTGGTGCTGTCGAAGGTCGTCATCATCAATCCTTGATCGTCGCAATACGTTAAGACTTGGCTCTGCGTGAGCGGGTCTTCTTTTTAGGCTTGGCCGCCTCCCGCTCGGCTTTGATGCGGGCCAATAAGGCCTCGGCGGAATTCTCGCCGCTAATCAGCTCGGGATTATCCTTGCGCCATTGCTCGGTCAGTTCTCCGCGAAAGGCTTTGGCGAGGATCGACTGGGTAAGCTTATCTACCCGTGCTTGGGCTTTATTGACCTGTTGTCCGATTTGGTCGGCGTAGGCGAAGAGTTGGTCTACCCGGTGGACTATTTCGATTTGTTCTTCTGGGCCGGGCATTGGGAGTTTCAGGTCATTGAGTACTTTGAGATTAATATTTTTTTGAGCAGTTGCAGGCGCGAACTCCTCCAAATTTGTTTTATTGTTTTCTATTAGAAATTTGACAAACTTCTCGTGAGATCTGGTCCTGTCAGGCGTAAATCCGACGACACTGTCGGGGAAGCAAGCATCGATTCCTAGGATTGCAGTGTCAGCAATATTGGCAGCGATAGTGATGCAAAGCGTTCCCCTCGGAAATAATTGACTCTGTGCTAGACCAAATTCACTGTAAAATTTTGACGCTGACTTGACCTCACCGCGTGAGTTCGCAACCTCTCCGGTCTGGATAAACGGATATTTATCGCCAAAGAGTCTAGGGTCATTACGGGGGCGATGTTTTGACTTTCCACGGGCCAGTGTTCCGACATCGGAAAGCCTCTGGTAACTCCATGTGATAGGATAACCTTGATCATCACAGCTAACGTCATCCCTCCAATCCTCCGTCAATCTCCCACTCACCGCCGCCGCAAGAACAGACTGGCGGAAACGTTTGAGTATGGCTGGGATCGCGTCGAGACGGGCTTTCAAGATATCGACCTGGGCCAGCAGTTCGTCCAGCTTGTCGGCGATGACTTTTTGTTCGGCGGCTGGAGGTAAAGGGATCGTGTACTGCGATACAAAATCTTTGGGAACGCGTTTGTGACCGACAGAGCCGCTCATATTAACTGCGCCATTGACTAAAAATTCTTTGGTGCTAAGGAGAGCGTGTACATAGCGCGGATCAAGCTCAGATATAACTGGTCGAAGCACGTAGTATTCCGTGCTACCTGCTCCCCAGCCGCTTGGAAAATTTCTGACAACGGTCGATTTTCCATTCTCAAAGCAAGGTGTGATTTTAGCGAAAAGTACGTCGCCATCTCGGAATTGCGTAAACCCCTTTTTCTTCTCATGCCAATGGCATTTAGAGAACGAGCATTTACCAAGGTAATCAGTAGGCATACCGGCCATTGGCATGAAGCCAATCTCTAATTCGTCGTGCAATTTCTCCTTTGGGTTAATGTAGACAATGCTTCCTAAGTCTGATATGCGCCATGCGTCTGGACAGTCTGAATAAGTAACCATTAGTTGGTAACGCCCATTACTTCTTCTAGCATTTTCTTTTGACTATCTGCTTCGTCGCCAGCACCCAAAACACGCATTAACCCATCAATCTCCCGAAGGGCCTCCGTCAACTCTGCCATAGCCTCAGCCGCCAACACCTCCGGCTCCGGCAAGTTTGCCGCATCCACGCTGTCTTTATCCTTCAGCCAGCTAATATCCAACGAGTCACCCTTAGTGTCCCGTATCCAGTCCCGGCTAAAGACCCGCCAGCGGCTTTTTTCCAAGTTTTCATTGTCACTGGCCGCATCGCCGGTTGTCTCAGCGTCTTTGGCGTTCCAGCTCCATTCGCCTTCAGTGCGTTTGGAAGTGCCGTCGGCCTTTCTGCCGTACACCTTTTCAAAGGGCTTTAAATGTGCCTCGGTGAAGGGCGTGCGTTTACCAAAGCTGGGCATGTTGGTCCGTAGATCGTAGACCCAGACTTTTTCAGTACAGTTTTCTTCCTGAAGCTTGGCTTTGGGGTTCTTTGAGGCGTCGGCGCCCTTGGTAAAGAACAGCACGTTGGTCTTTACGCCCTGGGCGTAAAAGATACCGGTGGGCAGGCGGAGTATGGTGTGCAGGTTGCACTTGTCCATGAGGTCGCGTCGGACTTCCGTGCCGACACCGGCCTCGAATAAAACATTGTCCGGTAGCACAACAGCCGCCCGGCCCCCAGGCTTAAGGTTGCGGTAGATATGCTGGAGAAAGGCCAGCTGTTTGTTGCTGGTTTTAT
It encodes:
- a CDS encoding restriction endonuclease subunit S, which gives rise to MVTYSDCPDAWRISDLGSIVYINPKEKLHDELEIGFMPMAGMPTDYLGKCSFSKCHWHEKKKGFTQFRDGDVLFAKITPCFENGKSTVVRNFPSGWGAGSTEYYVLRPVISELDPRYVHALLSTKEFLVNGAVNMSGSVGHKRVPKDFVSQYTIPLPPAAEQKVIADKLDELLAQVDILKARLDAIPAILKRFRQSVLAAAVSGRLTEDWRDDVSCDDQGYPITWSYQRLSDVGTLARGKSKHRPRNDPRLFGDKYPFIQTGEVANSRGEVKSASKFYSEFGLAQSQLFPRGTLCITIAANIADTAILGIDACFPDSVVGFTPDRTRSHEKFVKFLIENNKTNLEEFAPATAQKNINLKVLNDLKLPMPGPEEQIEIVHRVDQLFAYADQIGQQVNKAQARVDKLTQSILAKAFRGELTEQWRKDNPELISGENSAEALLARIKAEREAAKPKKKTRSRRAKS